One genomic window of Solanum stenotomum isolate F172 chromosome 9, ASM1918654v1, whole genome shotgun sequence includes the following:
- the LOC125875483 gene encoding pentatricopeptide repeat-containing protein At4g18520, chloroplastic produces the protein MFSPSICFPTTILQIHPSYSSDNTSRFRTHKCKSYTDDRKLPCFSFKDSSFSARFDVSASFCRDDELVSQLEVPDDKICSVNSFVADSSLLGRLLQSSSSLKEVKILHAIVLKCLTSSTIFVENNLISILVKFGRLDDARKVFDHMPEKNVVSWTAMLNGYLRYGFDDEAMDFFAEFVQRGLLWNSKTYVCVLSMAGRCCDFGLGKQVHAGVIKGGFSNLILDSSIVSFYAQCGDLESAFRVFDVIKRPDVVCWTTMITACSQHGRGKEALLMFLQLFSDGFDANEFTVCSILNACGEERELKFGKQLHAAVIKNRFRMDVFIGTSLVDMYAKCSEIDDARTVFDGMGKRNTVTWTSIIAGYARNGHAEEAIRLFRIMKRRKIFANNLTMVSILRACGLLRTLPTGKEVHAQIIKNSLQDNIYLGSTLVWLYCKCSENSAAHKVLQDMPIRDVVSWTAMISGCAHLGHEYEALEYLKEMLGEGVAPNPFTYSSALKACAKLEDIERGKLIHSSISKTPALSNVFVGSALINMYAKCGHLPEAIQIFDNMPEKNLVSWKAMIVAYAKNGNCGEALKLMYRMQVEGIEVDDYILATVLTACGEYKGTIKSKSKYFLHPNSSIT, from the coding sequence ATGTTTTCACCTTCAATTTGCTTTCCAACAACAATTCTTCAAATTCATCCATCTTACTCTTCAGATAACACAAGCCGCTTCAGAACCCACAAATGTAAAAGCTATACTGATGACAGAAAACTCCCCTGTTTCTCTTTCAAAGACTCATCTTTCTCAGCTCGTTTTGATGTTTCTGCAAGTTTTTGTAGAGACGATGAATTAGTAAGTCAATTGGAAGTTCCAGATGATAAAATTTGTTCAGTGAATAGTTTTGTGGCTGACTCAAGTTTGCTTGGTCGTTTGCTTCAATCTAGTTCTAGTttaaaagaagttaaaataCTTCATGCGATTGTATTGAAGTGTTTGACGAGTAGTACTATATTCgttgaaaataatttgattagTATCTTGGTGAAATTTGGGCGTTTGGATGATGCTCGTAAGGTGTTCGATCATATGCCTGAGAAGAATGTGGTTTCTTGGACTGCTATGCTTAATGGGTATTTGAGATATGGGTTTGATGATGAAGCTATGGATTTTTTCGCGGAGTTTGTACAGCGTGGTTTGCTGTGGAATTCGAAGACCTATGTGTGTGTGTTAAGCATGGCTGGGAGGTGTTGTGATTTTGGGCTGGGGAAGCAAGTTCATGCTGGTGTTATAAAGGGTGGATTTAGTAATTTGATTTTAGATAGTTCGATTGTGTCTTTTTACGCGCAATGTGGGGATTTGGAAAGTGCTTTTCGCGTATTTGATGTGATAAAACGCCCTGATGTAGTTTGTTGGACGACTATGATCACTGCTTGTTCTCAGCATGGGAGAGGGAAGGAAGCTTTACTAATGTTCTTGCAGTTGTTCTCTGATGGTTTTGATGCTAATGAGTTTACTGTCTGTAGTATCCTGAATGCATGTGGGGAGGAGAGGGAGTTAAAATTCGGGAAGCAACTACATGCTGCAGTTATTAAGAATAGATTTAGAATGGATGTCTTCATAGGCACCTCATTGGTAGATATGTACGCGAAGTGTAGTGAGATAGATGATGCTAGGACAGTGTTTGATGGGATGGGGAAAAGGAACACGGTGACATGGACGTCTATTATTGCAGGATATGCTCGTAATGGTCATGCGGAAGAGGCCATAAGACTCTTCCGGATAATGAAAAGGCGAAAGATCTTTGCTAATAACTTGACTATGGTAAGCATCCTTCGAGCGTGTGGCCTACTTAGGACTTTACCAACTGGAAAGGAAGTGCATGCACAAATTATCAAGAATTCTCTCcaagataatatttatttaggaAGTACATTAGTGTGGCTGTATTGCAAATGCAGTGAAAATTCTGCAGCACATAAAGTCCTTCAGGACATGCCTATTAGGGATGTAGTTTCATGGACTGCAATGATTTCTGGCTGTGCCCATTTAGGACATGAGTACGAGGCTCTTGAATACTTGAAGGAGATGCTAGGTGAAGGCGTAGCCCCGAATCCATTTACTTATTCATCAGCCCTGAAAGCATGTGCAAAGCTGGAAGATATCGAGAGAGGGAAGCTGATCCATTCCTCCATAAGCAAGACACCTGCTCTGTCAAATGTGTTTGTGGGCAGTGCATTGATCAATATGTATGCAAAATGTGGACATCTTCCTGAGGCAATTCAAATATTTGATAACATGCCCGAGAAGAATTTGGTTTCTTGGAAGGCGATGATTGTTGCTTATGCTAAAAACGGAAACTGTGGAGAGGCATTGAAGCTCATGTATCGTATGCAAGTAGAGGGCATTGAGGTGGATGATTATATCCTTGCTACTGTCCTCACAGCATGTGGAGAATATAAGGGAACTATCAAGTCCAAATCGAAGTATTTCTTGCATCCAAATAGTTCTATAACCTAA